Part of the Candidatus Aegiribacteria sp. genome, GCCTGGAGGTGACGGAGCAGGCGTGACTGTCTGTGATCTGGAATACAGCTGGAACTACAACCATGATGATATAACAAAGGCATCAGGATCGCAGATCAATTCAGGTGTTCAGGATCCATTTTCCGACAATAATCATGGTACAGCCGTCATAGGGGAGATGGTATCGGATTTTAACGGGTGGGGTACAACAGGCATCTGTCATGGAGCATCGCTGAAAACATGTGGAACTTACTACGGTGCTCCAACATGGAATGTACCGGGAGCAATGACAGTAGCTATCTCGAATCTTTCCGCTGGAGACGTGATCCTTCTTGAGCAGCAGTGGGAATACGTTCCGGGCTCACAGGACTATGTGCCTATTGAGTGGTGGCTTAACTATTCGCCGAATTCACAGACATTCAACGGAGTTTACGCTGCAATTCAGACAGCGGTAGCAAATGGAATTCATGTTGTTGAAGCCGGAGGCAACGCGGTTAATGGCGGTGGAGTTGACATGGATGCGATGAACTGGTTCGGCGACTGCGGATCCATGATCGTGGGAGCCGGAGGTGTCTATCCTGGCGGACCCTGGCCTGCAGGTAATCGTCAGAGGCTTGCATTTTCCAACTACGGGAGCAGATTCACGTGCCAGGGATGGGGCGAGGATGTTGTCACCACCGGCTATGGGACCCTGTGGAACTCCGAGGGAGTTAATCGCTATTACGCCTCAGGATTCTCAGGAACCTCAAGCGCATCACCCATTGTAGCGGGTGCAGCAGCGGATTGCGTAGGTTTCTGGGTCGCGAACGGAAATCCACCAGGTACTCTGACACCTTCGTTGTTAAGATATACTCTGTCCTCTACAGGTTCCCCTCAGCTGTATCCGCCCACAGGAAACATAGGACCCCTGCCGAATCTTATGGGTGCGTTCGCTTATCTTGTAACGGTAGGAATAGAAGGTACAATTGAATCTGAACTTCAGTACTCCATGAATGTTTCTCCGAATCCATCATCAGGGAATGTTACATTCAACATATATGGAGCTTCAGATATAGCTGTTGAAGGCATGGTTATTTATGACATTTCCGGGCGCGTCGTTTTCGATCTGGATAATTCTTCAGTGCAGGAGGGAAATCAAAACATACTGCAATGGAACTGCTGCGACATGAATGGAAGGCGGGTAAATTCCGGAATGTACATGGTCAGGGCTGAATGTGAGTATGGCTCTGTAACGGTTCCATTTGTAATCCTCAGGAAATAGAAGCGGTAATTACGGGTTGCATTTAACAGCCTTATGATGCAGGATTGAACTGCTCGATTTTCAATTCAGCCAGGGGGGATTTTATGGGCGGTTTCTTTGGTGTTGTTTCAAAAAAGAGTTGTACTGAAGATTTGTTCTATGGAACTGATTACCATTCGCACCTTGGCACTATGAGGGGTGGGATGGCCGTAAGAAGTCACCAGGGAATACACAGAGTGATTCATGACATTTCAAATGCGCAATTCCGTTCTAAATTTGAGGATGATCTTTCTGAGATGGAAGGATGGATGGGCATTGGAGTGATAAGCGATTTCGAAGATCAGCCGCTGATAATCGGCTCGCATCTTGGAAAATACGCAATTGTAACTGTAGGAGTGATCAATAACATAGATGAACTGGTCAGCAAGGTATTTGAAAAGAGAGCAGGACACTTTTCAGAGATGTCAGGTGCGGAGATAAATCCTACTGAAGTTGTAGCTATGCTTATAAATCAGGAGGAATCGTTCACAGCCGGACTCACTCACGCTCAGGAAGAAATCGAAGGTTCCTGTTCCATATTGCTTCTGACAGGTGAAGGAATTTATGCGTCGAGGGACAGATTTGGCAGAACTCCAATATCCGTTGGAAGAAAAAGCGATGCCATGGCTGTGACTTTTGAAACATGCACATTTCCCAATCTTGAATACGAATATGTTCACAATCTCGGGCCTGGAGAGAT contains:
- a CDS encoding S8 family peptidase yields the protein MQMYLSGLLFLVLVMSVQPAEGHYESEDEFIEIMFRKNAVVRLRDGNPIDLSGTGAMDGVQEILQLTDSYVWERITSVSEEELDAMETNGEDRTGEDLYNLNNIYRLRFEGDIDVWELSNMLEELTGIILARPVPLPQPPPTPDYQGYQGYLKAVSFTPTGIDALYAWTQPGGDGAGVTVCDLEYSWNYNHDDITKASGSQINSGVQDPFSDNNHGTAVIGEMVSDFNGWGTTGICHGASLKTCGTYYGAPTWNVPGAMTVAISNLSAGDVILLEQQWEYVPGSQDYVPIEWWLNYSPNSQTFNGVYAAIQTAVANGIHVVEAGGNAVNGGGVDMDAMNWFGDCGSMIVGAGGVYPGGPWPAGNRQRLAFSNYGSRFTCQGWGEDVVTTGYGTLWNSEGVNRYYASGFSGTSSASPIVAGAAADCVGFWVANGNPPGTLTPSLLRYTLSSTGSPQLYPPTGNIGPLPNLMGAFAYLVTVGIEGTIESELQYSMNVSPNPSSGNVTFNIYGASDIAVEGMVIYDISGRVVFDLDNSSVQEGNQNILQWNCCDMNGRRVNSGMYMVRAECEYGSVTVPFVILRK